From a single Pleurodeles waltl isolate 20211129_DDA chromosome 8, aPleWal1.hap1.20221129, whole genome shotgun sequence genomic region:
- the LOC138249364 gene encoding olfactory receptor 56A4-like, producing the protein MLASNITSSFQIPHFVLICFPSIQDWQHWLSIPLVLLLLLAVVANFTILTVIRRENSLHEPMYYLLSILAVIDLVLCLTTIPKMLGILCFNMKIMNLPSCFLQMYIMNSFIAMESCTFLVMAYDRYTAICNPLMYPCVINNGFVLKAFVFIILRNSTLLLPVPVLAARLQYCSRNVVGHCFCTSAATTALACGDRTISAIYQLAIGFGLLGSDLILISLSYCMILRVVLKIQTEGAIVKAFSTCTSHVILILFFYTVLLVLIFTTKLENVILPDIPIFLNSLHFLVPPVLNPVVYGVRTKEIKQGIKKMIRNRNINS; encoded by the coding sequence ATGCTTGCCTCCAACATCACTTCATCTTTTCAAATTCCACACTTTGTGCTGATCTGTTTTCCGAGCATCCAGGATTGGCAACATTGGCTTTCCATCCCTCTGGTGCTTCTTTTACTTCTTGCAGTTGTTGCTAATTTCACAATCTTGACAGTCATACGAAGAGAGAATAGCCTTCATGAACCCATGTACTATTTACTCAGCATTCTGGCTGTTATAGATCTAGTTTTGTGCTTGACCACCATTCCAAAAATGTTGGGCATCCTCTGCTTCAATATGAAGATCATGAACTTACCAAGTTGCTTTCTTCAGATGTACATCATGAACAGTTTCATTGCAATGGAATCATGCACCTTCCTTGTCATGGCTTATGACCGCTACACTGCTATTTGCAACCCGCTAATGTACCCTTGTGTCATTAACAACGGGTTTGTTTTAAAAGCCTTTGTGTTTATAATACTTAGGAATAGCACGTTGTTGTTACCTGTTCCAGTGCTAGCTGCCCGACTTCAGTATTGCTCCAGAAATGTTGTTGGACATTGTTTTTGCACTAGTGCTGCAACAACAGCCCTTGCCTGTGGTGACAGAACAATCAGTGCTATCTACCAGTTGGCCATTGGCTTTGGTCTCTTAGGAAGTGACCTCATCCTTATCAGCCTATCGTATTGCATGATCCTCCGGGTGGTATTGAAAATTCAGACAGAAGGGGCTATAGTCAAAGCTTTTAGCACATGCACCTCTCATGTaatcttaattttatttttttatactgtgttattagttttgatattcacaacaaaactggAGAATGTAATCTTACCTGATATCCCAATCTTCCTTAATTCCCTCCACTTCCTGGTTCCGCCTGTCTTGAATCCAGTTGTTTATGGTGTGAGAACAAAAGAAATCAAACAAGGTATCAAGAAAATGATAAGAAATAGAAACATAAATTCTTAG